From the genome of Amia ocellicauda isolate fAmiCal2 chromosome 14, fAmiCal2.hap1, whole genome shotgun sequence, one region includes:
- the slc12a6 gene encoding solute carrier family 12 member 6 isoform X3 gives MSLQQTAEGDGHMKLSSVYMNNSHAIDDDDFFDRNLALFEEEMDTRPKVSSLLNRLANYTNLTQGAKEHEEAESIGDKRKPCKAPQMGTFMGVYLPCLQNIFGVILFLRLPWVVGTAGVLQALCIVFICCCCTMLTAISMSAIATNGVVPAGGSYFMISRSLGPEFGGAVGLCFYLGTTFAAAMYILGAIEIFLMYIAPGAAIFPSGEVESVLNNMRVYGSVFLLLLALLVFVGVKYVNKLASVFLACVIVSVLSIYTGALVSAFQPPDFPVCMLGNRTLSRHEFDMCSKTQLVGNLTVTSRLWDLFCERAELNATCDPYFALANLSRVQGIPGLASGVMAENIWSSYLSKGAVLEKASLPSPEVQGRLHRHYVFVDITTSFTLLVGIFFPSVTGIMAGSNRSGDLKDAQRSIPIGTILAILTTSLVYLSNVVLFGACIEGVLLRDKFGDSVKGNLVVGTLSWPSPWVIVIGSFFSTCGAGLQSLTGAPRLLQAIAKDNIIPFLRVFGHGKANGEPTWALLLTALIAELGILIASLDLVAPILSMFFLMCYLFVNLACALQTLLRTPNWRPRFSYYHWSLSFLGMSICLALMFISSWYYAIVAMVIAGMIYKYIEYHGAEKEWGDGIRGLSLSAARYALLRLEEGPPHTKNWRPQLLVLVKLDEDLHVKSPRLLTLASQLKAGKGLTLVGTALVGNFLESYGEALAAEQTLRHLMEQERVKGFCQCVVAQRAREGICHLIQSSGLGGLQHNTVVMGWPSAWRQSEDPRSWKTFIHTVRVTTTAHLALLVPKNISLFPSNSEPCAEGSIDVWWIVHDGGMLMLLPFLLRQHKVWRKCRMRIFTVAQLEDNSIQMKKDLATFLYHLRIEAEVEVVEMHDSDISAYTYERTLMMEQRCQMLRQMRLSKSDREKEVRPSAQLVKDRNSMLRLTSIGSDDDDDTDGGGLGGGGGGSGGLGVGSTSEHRVHMTWTKERSQGVGQRSQWRGQPGCSTPEGFRDMLNIRPDQSNVRRMHTAVKLNEVIVNKSHDARLVLLNMPGPPRNPEGDENYMEFLEVLTEGLERVLLVRGGGSEVITIYS, from the exons ATGAGCTTACAACAAACAGCTGAGG gtgatgGTCATATGAAGCTGTCCAGTGTTTACATGAACAACTCACACGCCATCGACGATGACGACTTCTTTGACAGAAACCTGGCTCTgttcgag gaggAGATGGACACTCGGCCCAAAGTCTCCTCGCTCCTCAACAGGCTGGCCAACTACACCAACCTGACCCAGGGCGCCAAGGAGCACGAGGAGGCCGAGAGCATCGGGGACAAGAGGAAGCCCTGCAAG GCTCCTCAGATGGGCACGTTCATGGGGGTGTACCTGCCCTGCCTGCAGAATATCTTCGGGGTCATCCTGTTCCTGCGTCTGCCCTGGGTGGTGGGCACGGCTGGGGTGCTGCAGGCGCTGTGCATCGTCTtcatctgctgctgctgt accatGCTGACTGCTATCTCAATGAGTGCCATCGCTACTAATGGAGTTGTGCCAG CGGGCGGCTCATACTTCATGATCTCGCGCTCGCTGGGGCCGGAGTTCGGGGGCGCCGTGGGGCTGTGCTTCTACCTGGGCACCACCTTCGCCGCTGCCATGTACATCCTGGGGGCCATCGAGATCTTCCTG ATGTACATTGCCCCCGGGGCGGCCATCTTCCCCTCGGGCGAGGTGGAGTCGGTGCTGAACAACATGCGTGTGTACGGCTCCGTGTTCCTGCTGCTGCTCGCACTGCTCGTGTTCGTGGGCGTCAAGTATGTCAACAAGCTGGCCTCCGTGTTCCTGGCCTGCGTCATCGTGTCCGTGCTATCCATCTACACCGGCGCCCTCGTCTCCGCCTTCCAGCCCCCGGACTTCCC agtgtGCATGCTGGGGAACAGGACTCTGTCCCGCCACGAGTTTGACATGTGCAGTAAGACGCAGCTGGTCGGCAACCTGACTGTGACGTCGCGGCTGTGGGACCTGTTCTGCGAGAGGGCGGAGCTCAACGCCACCTGCGACCCCTACTTCGCCCTGGCCAACCTCAGCCGTGTGCAGGGCATCCCCGGGCTGGCCAGCGGGGTCATGGCAG AGAATATCTGGAGCTCGTATCTCTCTAAGGGGGCGGTGCTGGAGAAGgcgtccctcccctcccccgAGGTGCAGGGCCGTCTGCACAGGCACTATGTCTTCGTGGACATCACCACCTCCTTCACGCTGCTGGTGGGGATCTTCTTCCCCTCGGTGACAG gtatcATGGCCGGCTCCAATCGGTCAGGTGACCTGAAGGACGCCCAGCGGTCCATCCCCATCGGCACCATCCTGGCCATCCTCACCACCTCCCTCGTCT ACCTCAGTAATGTGGTTCTGTTCGGCGCCTGCATTGAAGGCGTTCTGCTGAGAGACAA GTTCGGTGACTCAGTGAAGGGTAACCTGGTGGTGGGGACACTGTCCTGGCCCTCCCCCTGGGTGATCGTGATTGGCTCATTCTTCTCGACGTGCGGCGCCGGCCTCCAATCCCTGACCGGCGCCCCCAGGCTGCTGCAGGCCATCGCCAAGGACAACATCATCCCCTTCCTCAGA gtgtttGGTCATGGGAAGGCGAACGGGGAGCCGACCTGGGCGCTGCTGTTGACCGCGCTGATCGCAGAGCTGGGCATCCTGATCGCATCCCTGGACCTGGTGGCCCCCATACTGtccat GTTCTTCCTCATGTGTTACCTGTTTGTCAATCTGGCCTGCGCCCTGCAGACACTGCTGAGGACCCCCAACTGGAGACCCCGCTTCTCCTACTACCACTG gaGTCTGTCATTTCTGGGCATGAGTATCTGCCTCGCTCTGATGTTCATTTCGTCATGGTACTACGCCATCGTCGCCATGGTGATCGCTGGAATGATCTACAAGTACATCGAGTACCACGG GGCCGAGAAAGAGTGGGGCGACGGCATCCGGGGGCTGTCTCTCAGTGCTGCGCGCTATGCACTGCTGCGCCTGGAGGAGGGACCCCCCCACACCAAGAACTGGAG ACCGCAACTGCTGGTGCTGGTGAAGCTGGACGAGGACCTGCACGTGAAGAGCCCCCGCCTGCTGACCCTGGCCTCGCAGCTCAAGGCCGGCAAGGGGCTGACCCTGGTGGGCACCGCCCTCGTGGGCAACTTCCTGGAGAGCTACGGAGAGGCGCTGGCAGCAGAGCAG aCCCTGCGGCACCTCATGGAGCAGGAGCGGGTGAAGGGCTTCTGCCAGTGCGTGGTGGCCCAGCGGGCGCGTGAGGGCATCTGCCACCTGATCCAGAGCAGCGGGCTTGGTGGCCTGCAGCACAACACCGTGGTCATGGGCTGGCCCAGCGCCTGGAGGCAGAGCGAGGACCCCCGCTCCTGGAAGACCTTCATCC ACACGGTGCGGGTGACGACCACGGCCCACCTGGCCCTACTGGTGCCCAAGAACATCTCCCTGTTCCCCAGTAACAGCGAGCCGTGTGCCGAGGGCTCCATCGACGTGTGGTGGATCGTCCACGATGGCGGCATGCTGATGCTGCTGCCCTTCCTGCTGCGCCAGCACAAG gtGTGGAGGAAGTGTCGGATGCGTATCTTCACAGTGGCCCAGCTGGAGGACAACTCCATCCAGATGAAGAAAGACCTGGCCACCTTCCTGTACCACCTGCGCATCGAGGCCGAGGTCGAGGTCGTTGAGATG caTGACAGTGACATCAGTGCGTACACGTACGAGCGCACCCTGATGATGGAGCAGCGCTGCCAGATGCTGAGACAGATGAGGCTGTCCAAGTCTGACCGCGAGAAAGAGGTGCGTCCATCT gctcaATTAGTGAAGGACCGGAACTCAATGTTGCGTCTGACCAGCATCGGCTCCGATGACGACGACGACACAGACGGCGGGGGCTTGGGGGGCGGCGGGGGGGGCAGCGGGGGACTTGGAGTGGGGTCGACGTCGGAGCATCGCGTCCACATGACCTGGACCAAGGAGAGGTCGCAGGGCGTGGGTCAGAGGTCGCAGTGGAGGGGTCAGCCAGGCTGCAGCACGCCAGAGGGGTTCAGAGACATGCTGAACATCAGACC GGACCAGTCTAATGTGCGGCGCATGCACACGGCTGTGAAGCTGAATGAGGTCATCGTCAACAAGTCCCACGATGCCCGGCTGGTGTTGCTCAACATGCCGGGGCCCCCCCGCAACCCGGAGGGCGACGAGAACT acatGGAATTCCTGGAGGTCCTGACCGAGGGGCTGGAGCGCGTCCTATTGGTCAGGGGCGGGGGCAGCGAGGTCATCACCATCTACTCCTGA
- the slc12a6 gene encoding solute carrier family 12 member 6 isoform X2, whose translation MSSVRFTVTPTKAEDLPGVSDTSPDVSSRSSSRVRFGSRESVSRSEPLSEGSGAVTTSVGTTGADTPDRSATEHGDGHMKLSSVYMNNSHAIDDDDFFDRNLALFEEEMDTRPKVSSLLNRLANYTNLTQGAKEHEEAESIGDKRKPCKAPQMGTFMGVYLPCLQNIFGVILFLRLPWVVGTAGVLQALCIVFICCCCTMLTAISMSAIATNGVVPAGGSYFMISRSLGPEFGGAVGLCFYLGTTFAAAMYILGAIEIFLMYIAPGAAIFPSGEVESVLNNMRVYGSVFLLLLALLVFVGVKYVNKLASVFLACVIVSVLSIYTGALVSAFQPPDFPVCMLGNRTLSRHEFDMCSKTQLVGNLTVTSRLWDLFCERAELNATCDPYFALANLSRVQGIPGLASGVMAENIWSSYLSKGAVLEKASLPSPEVQGRLHRHYVFVDITTSFTLLVGIFFPSVTGIMAGSNRSGDLKDAQRSIPIGTILAILTTSLVYLSNVVLFGACIEGVLLRDKFGDSVKGNLVVGTLSWPSPWVIVIGSFFSTCGAGLQSLTGAPRLLQAIAKDNIIPFLRVFGHGKANGEPTWALLLTALIAELGILIASLDLVAPILSMFFLMCYLFVNLACALQTLLRTPNWRPRFSYYHWSLSFLGMSICLALMFISSWYYAIVAMVIAGMIYKYIEYHGAEKEWGDGIRGLSLSAARYALLRLEEGPPHTKNWRPQLLVLVKLDEDLHVKSPRLLTLASQLKAGKGLTLVGTALVGNFLESYGEALAAEQTLRHLMEQERVKGFCQCVVAQRAREGICHLIQSSGLGGLQHNTVVMGWPSAWRQSEDPRSWKTFIHTVRVTTTAHLALLVPKNISLFPSNSEPCAEGSIDVWWIVHDGGMLMLLPFLLRQHKVWRKCRMRIFTVAQLEDNSIQMKKDLATFLYHLRIEAEVEVVEMHDSDISAYTYERTLMMEQRCQMLRQMRLSKSDREKEAQLVKDRNSMLRLTSIGSDDDDDTDGGGLGGGGGGSGGLGVGSTSEHRVHMTWTKERSQGVGQRSQWRGQPGCSTPEGFRDMLNIRPDQSNVRRMHTAVKLNEVIVNKSHDARLVLLNMPGPPRNPEGDENYMEFLEVLTEGLERVLLVRGGGSEVITIYS comes from the exons ATGTCGTCGGTGCGCTTCACGGTCACCCCGACCAAGGCCGAGGATCTCCCGGGCGTGTCGGACACCTCCCCGGACGTCAGCTCCCGCTCCAGCTCCAGGGTCCGCTTCGGCTCCCGGGAGAGCGTCAGCCGCAGCGAGCCGCTCAGCGAGGGCTCTGGGGCCGTCACCACCTCGGTCGGGACCACGGGGGCGGACACGCCGGACCGCAGCGCCACCGAGCACG gtgatgGTCATATGAAGCTGTCCAGTGTTTACATGAACAACTCACACGCCATCGACGATGACGACTTCTTTGACAGAAACCTGGCTCTgttcgag gaggAGATGGACACTCGGCCCAAAGTCTCCTCGCTCCTCAACAGGCTGGCCAACTACACCAACCTGACCCAGGGCGCCAAGGAGCACGAGGAGGCCGAGAGCATCGGGGACAAGAGGAAGCCCTGCAAG GCTCCTCAGATGGGCACGTTCATGGGGGTGTACCTGCCCTGCCTGCAGAATATCTTCGGGGTCATCCTGTTCCTGCGTCTGCCCTGGGTGGTGGGCACGGCTGGGGTGCTGCAGGCGCTGTGCATCGTCTtcatctgctgctgctgt accatGCTGACTGCTATCTCAATGAGTGCCATCGCTACTAATGGAGTTGTGCCAG CGGGCGGCTCATACTTCATGATCTCGCGCTCGCTGGGGCCGGAGTTCGGGGGCGCCGTGGGGCTGTGCTTCTACCTGGGCACCACCTTCGCCGCTGCCATGTACATCCTGGGGGCCATCGAGATCTTCCTG ATGTACATTGCCCCCGGGGCGGCCATCTTCCCCTCGGGCGAGGTGGAGTCGGTGCTGAACAACATGCGTGTGTACGGCTCCGTGTTCCTGCTGCTGCTCGCACTGCTCGTGTTCGTGGGCGTCAAGTATGTCAACAAGCTGGCCTCCGTGTTCCTGGCCTGCGTCATCGTGTCCGTGCTATCCATCTACACCGGCGCCCTCGTCTCCGCCTTCCAGCCCCCGGACTTCCC agtgtGCATGCTGGGGAACAGGACTCTGTCCCGCCACGAGTTTGACATGTGCAGTAAGACGCAGCTGGTCGGCAACCTGACTGTGACGTCGCGGCTGTGGGACCTGTTCTGCGAGAGGGCGGAGCTCAACGCCACCTGCGACCCCTACTTCGCCCTGGCCAACCTCAGCCGTGTGCAGGGCATCCCCGGGCTGGCCAGCGGGGTCATGGCAG AGAATATCTGGAGCTCGTATCTCTCTAAGGGGGCGGTGCTGGAGAAGgcgtccctcccctcccccgAGGTGCAGGGCCGTCTGCACAGGCACTATGTCTTCGTGGACATCACCACCTCCTTCACGCTGCTGGTGGGGATCTTCTTCCCCTCGGTGACAG gtatcATGGCCGGCTCCAATCGGTCAGGTGACCTGAAGGACGCCCAGCGGTCCATCCCCATCGGCACCATCCTGGCCATCCTCACCACCTCCCTCGTCT ACCTCAGTAATGTGGTTCTGTTCGGCGCCTGCATTGAAGGCGTTCTGCTGAGAGACAA GTTCGGTGACTCAGTGAAGGGTAACCTGGTGGTGGGGACACTGTCCTGGCCCTCCCCCTGGGTGATCGTGATTGGCTCATTCTTCTCGACGTGCGGCGCCGGCCTCCAATCCCTGACCGGCGCCCCCAGGCTGCTGCAGGCCATCGCCAAGGACAACATCATCCCCTTCCTCAGA gtgtttGGTCATGGGAAGGCGAACGGGGAGCCGACCTGGGCGCTGCTGTTGACCGCGCTGATCGCAGAGCTGGGCATCCTGATCGCATCCCTGGACCTGGTGGCCCCCATACTGtccat GTTCTTCCTCATGTGTTACCTGTTTGTCAATCTGGCCTGCGCCCTGCAGACACTGCTGAGGACCCCCAACTGGAGACCCCGCTTCTCCTACTACCACTG gaGTCTGTCATTTCTGGGCATGAGTATCTGCCTCGCTCTGATGTTCATTTCGTCATGGTACTACGCCATCGTCGCCATGGTGATCGCTGGAATGATCTACAAGTACATCGAGTACCACGG GGCCGAGAAAGAGTGGGGCGACGGCATCCGGGGGCTGTCTCTCAGTGCTGCGCGCTATGCACTGCTGCGCCTGGAGGAGGGACCCCCCCACACCAAGAACTGGAG ACCGCAACTGCTGGTGCTGGTGAAGCTGGACGAGGACCTGCACGTGAAGAGCCCCCGCCTGCTGACCCTGGCCTCGCAGCTCAAGGCCGGCAAGGGGCTGACCCTGGTGGGCACCGCCCTCGTGGGCAACTTCCTGGAGAGCTACGGAGAGGCGCTGGCAGCAGAGCAG aCCCTGCGGCACCTCATGGAGCAGGAGCGGGTGAAGGGCTTCTGCCAGTGCGTGGTGGCCCAGCGGGCGCGTGAGGGCATCTGCCACCTGATCCAGAGCAGCGGGCTTGGTGGCCTGCAGCACAACACCGTGGTCATGGGCTGGCCCAGCGCCTGGAGGCAGAGCGAGGACCCCCGCTCCTGGAAGACCTTCATCC ACACGGTGCGGGTGACGACCACGGCCCACCTGGCCCTACTGGTGCCCAAGAACATCTCCCTGTTCCCCAGTAACAGCGAGCCGTGTGCCGAGGGCTCCATCGACGTGTGGTGGATCGTCCACGATGGCGGCATGCTGATGCTGCTGCCCTTCCTGCTGCGCCAGCACAAG gtGTGGAGGAAGTGTCGGATGCGTATCTTCACAGTGGCCCAGCTGGAGGACAACTCCATCCAGATGAAGAAAGACCTGGCCACCTTCCTGTACCACCTGCGCATCGAGGCCGAGGTCGAGGTCGTTGAGATG caTGACAGTGACATCAGTGCGTACACGTACGAGCGCACCCTGATGATGGAGCAGCGCTGCCAGATGCTGAGACAGATGAGGCTGTCCAAGTCTGACCGCGAGAAAGAG gctcaATTAGTGAAGGACCGGAACTCAATGTTGCGTCTGACCAGCATCGGCTCCGATGACGACGACGACACAGACGGCGGGGGCTTGGGGGGCGGCGGGGGGGGCAGCGGGGGACTTGGAGTGGGGTCGACGTCGGAGCATCGCGTCCACATGACCTGGACCAAGGAGAGGTCGCAGGGCGTGGGTCAGAGGTCGCAGTGGAGGGGTCAGCCAGGCTGCAGCACGCCAGAGGGGTTCAGAGACATGCTGAACATCAGACC GGACCAGTCTAATGTGCGGCGCATGCACACGGCTGTGAAGCTGAATGAGGTCATCGTCAACAAGTCCCACGATGCCCGGCTGGTGTTGCTCAACATGCCGGGGCCCCCCCGCAACCCGGAGGGCGACGAGAACT acatGGAATTCCTGGAGGTCCTGACCGAGGGGCTGGAGCGCGTCCTATTGGTCAGGGGCGGGGGCAGCGAGGTCATCACCATCTACTCCTGA
- the slc12a6 gene encoding solute carrier family 12 member 6 isoform X1 — MSSVRFTVTPTKAEDLPGVSDTSPDVSSRSSSRVRFGSRESVSRSEPLSEGSGAVTTSVGTTGADTPDRSATEHGDGHMKLSSVYMNNSHAIDDDDFFDRNLALFEEEMDTRPKVSSLLNRLANYTNLTQGAKEHEEAESIGDKRKPCKAPQMGTFMGVYLPCLQNIFGVILFLRLPWVVGTAGVLQALCIVFICCCCTMLTAISMSAIATNGVVPAGGSYFMISRSLGPEFGGAVGLCFYLGTTFAAAMYILGAIEIFLMYIAPGAAIFPSGEVESVLNNMRVYGSVFLLLLALLVFVGVKYVNKLASVFLACVIVSVLSIYTGALVSAFQPPDFPVCMLGNRTLSRHEFDMCSKTQLVGNLTVTSRLWDLFCERAELNATCDPYFALANLSRVQGIPGLASGVMAENIWSSYLSKGAVLEKASLPSPEVQGRLHRHYVFVDITTSFTLLVGIFFPSVTGIMAGSNRSGDLKDAQRSIPIGTILAILTTSLVYLSNVVLFGACIEGVLLRDKFGDSVKGNLVVGTLSWPSPWVIVIGSFFSTCGAGLQSLTGAPRLLQAIAKDNIIPFLRVFGHGKANGEPTWALLLTALIAELGILIASLDLVAPILSMFFLMCYLFVNLACALQTLLRTPNWRPRFSYYHWSLSFLGMSICLALMFISSWYYAIVAMVIAGMIYKYIEYHGAEKEWGDGIRGLSLSAARYALLRLEEGPPHTKNWRPQLLVLVKLDEDLHVKSPRLLTLASQLKAGKGLTLVGTALVGNFLESYGEALAAEQTLRHLMEQERVKGFCQCVVAQRAREGICHLIQSSGLGGLQHNTVVMGWPSAWRQSEDPRSWKTFIHTVRVTTTAHLALLVPKNISLFPSNSEPCAEGSIDVWWIVHDGGMLMLLPFLLRQHKVWRKCRMRIFTVAQLEDNSIQMKKDLATFLYHLRIEAEVEVVEMHDSDISAYTYERTLMMEQRCQMLRQMRLSKSDREKEVRPSAQLVKDRNSMLRLTSIGSDDDDDTDGGGLGGGGGGSGGLGVGSTSEHRVHMTWTKERSQGVGQRSQWRGQPGCSTPEGFRDMLNIRPDQSNVRRMHTAVKLNEVIVNKSHDARLVLLNMPGPPRNPEGDENYMEFLEVLTEGLERVLLVRGGGSEVITIYS, encoded by the exons ATGTCGTCGGTGCGCTTCACGGTCACCCCGACCAAGGCCGAGGATCTCCCGGGCGTGTCGGACACCTCCCCGGACGTCAGCTCCCGCTCCAGCTCCAGGGTCCGCTTCGGCTCCCGGGAGAGCGTCAGCCGCAGCGAGCCGCTCAGCGAGGGCTCTGGGGCCGTCACCACCTCGGTCGGGACCACGGGGGCGGACACGCCGGACCGCAGCGCCACCGAGCACG gtgatgGTCATATGAAGCTGTCCAGTGTTTACATGAACAACTCACACGCCATCGACGATGACGACTTCTTTGACAGAAACCTGGCTCTgttcgag gaggAGATGGACACTCGGCCCAAAGTCTCCTCGCTCCTCAACAGGCTGGCCAACTACACCAACCTGACCCAGGGCGCCAAGGAGCACGAGGAGGCCGAGAGCATCGGGGACAAGAGGAAGCCCTGCAAG GCTCCTCAGATGGGCACGTTCATGGGGGTGTACCTGCCCTGCCTGCAGAATATCTTCGGGGTCATCCTGTTCCTGCGTCTGCCCTGGGTGGTGGGCACGGCTGGGGTGCTGCAGGCGCTGTGCATCGTCTtcatctgctgctgctgt accatGCTGACTGCTATCTCAATGAGTGCCATCGCTACTAATGGAGTTGTGCCAG CGGGCGGCTCATACTTCATGATCTCGCGCTCGCTGGGGCCGGAGTTCGGGGGCGCCGTGGGGCTGTGCTTCTACCTGGGCACCACCTTCGCCGCTGCCATGTACATCCTGGGGGCCATCGAGATCTTCCTG ATGTACATTGCCCCCGGGGCGGCCATCTTCCCCTCGGGCGAGGTGGAGTCGGTGCTGAACAACATGCGTGTGTACGGCTCCGTGTTCCTGCTGCTGCTCGCACTGCTCGTGTTCGTGGGCGTCAAGTATGTCAACAAGCTGGCCTCCGTGTTCCTGGCCTGCGTCATCGTGTCCGTGCTATCCATCTACACCGGCGCCCTCGTCTCCGCCTTCCAGCCCCCGGACTTCCC agtgtGCATGCTGGGGAACAGGACTCTGTCCCGCCACGAGTTTGACATGTGCAGTAAGACGCAGCTGGTCGGCAACCTGACTGTGACGTCGCGGCTGTGGGACCTGTTCTGCGAGAGGGCGGAGCTCAACGCCACCTGCGACCCCTACTTCGCCCTGGCCAACCTCAGCCGTGTGCAGGGCATCCCCGGGCTGGCCAGCGGGGTCATGGCAG AGAATATCTGGAGCTCGTATCTCTCTAAGGGGGCGGTGCTGGAGAAGgcgtccctcccctcccccgAGGTGCAGGGCCGTCTGCACAGGCACTATGTCTTCGTGGACATCACCACCTCCTTCACGCTGCTGGTGGGGATCTTCTTCCCCTCGGTGACAG gtatcATGGCCGGCTCCAATCGGTCAGGTGACCTGAAGGACGCCCAGCGGTCCATCCCCATCGGCACCATCCTGGCCATCCTCACCACCTCCCTCGTCT ACCTCAGTAATGTGGTTCTGTTCGGCGCCTGCATTGAAGGCGTTCTGCTGAGAGACAA GTTCGGTGACTCAGTGAAGGGTAACCTGGTGGTGGGGACACTGTCCTGGCCCTCCCCCTGGGTGATCGTGATTGGCTCATTCTTCTCGACGTGCGGCGCCGGCCTCCAATCCCTGACCGGCGCCCCCAGGCTGCTGCAGGCCATCGCCAAGGACAACATCATCCCCTTCCTCAGA gtgtttGGTCATGGGAAGGCGAACGGGGAGCCGACCTGGGCGCTGCTGTTGACCGCGCTGATCGCAGAGCTGGGCATCCTGATCGCATCCCTGGACCTGGTGGCCCCCATACTGtccat GTTCTTCCTCATGTGTTACCTGTTTGTCAATCTGGCCTGCGCCCTGCAGACACTGCTGAGGACCCCCAACTGGAGACCCCGCTTCTCCTACTACCACTG gaGTCTGTCATTTCTGGGCATGAGTATCTGCCTCGCTCTGATGTTCATTTCGTCATGGTACTACGCCATCGTCGCCATGGTGATCGCTGGAATGATCTACAAGTACATCGAGTACCACGG GGCCGAGAAAGAGTGGGGCGACGGCATCCGGGGGCTGTCTCTCAGTGCTGCGCGCTATGCACTGCTGCGCCTGGAGGAGGGACCCCCCCACACCAAGAACTGGAG ACCGCAACTGCTGGTGCTGGTGAAGCTGGACGAGGACCTGCACGTGAAGAGCCCCCGCCTGCTGACCCTGGCCTCGCAGCTCAAGGCCGGCAAGGGGCTGACCCTGGTGGGCACCGCCCTCGTGGGCAACTTCCTGGAGAGCTACGGAGAGGCGCTGGCAGCAGAGCAG aCCCTGCGGCACCTCATGGAGCAGGAGCGGGTGAAGGGCTTCTGCCAGTGCGTGGTGGCCCAGCGGGCGCGTGAGGGCATCTGCCACCTGATCCAGAGCAGCGGGCTTGGTGGCCTGCAGCACAACACCGTGGTCATGGGCTGGCCCAGCGCCTGGAGGCAGAGCGAGGACCCCCGCTCCTGGAAGACCTTCATCC ACACGGTGCGGGTGACGACCACGGCCCACCTGGCCCTACTGGTGCCCAAGAACATCTCCCTGTTCCCCAGTAACAGCGAGCCGTGTGCCGAGGGCTCCATCGACGTGTGGTGGATCGTCCACGATGGCGGCATGCTGATGCTGCTGCCCTTCCTGCTGCGCCAGCACAAG gtGTGGAGGAAGTGTCGGATGCGTATCTTCACAGTGGCCCAGCTGGAGGACAACTCCATCCAGATGAAGAAAGACCTGGCCACCTTCCTGTACCACCTGCGCATCGAGGCCGAGGTCGAGGTCGTTGAGATG caTGACAGTGACATCAGTGCGTACACGTACGAGCGCACCCTGATGATGGAGCAGCGCTGCCAGATGCTGAGACAGATGAGGCTGTCCAAGTCTGACCGCGAGAAAGAGGTGCGTCCATCT gctcaATTAGTGAAGGACCGGAACTCAATGTTGCGTCTGACCAGCATCGGCTCCGATGACGACGACGACACAGACGGCGGGGGCTTGGGGGGCGGCGGGGGGGGCAGCGGGGGACTTGGAGTGGGGTCGACGTCGGAGCATCGCGTCCACATGACCTGGACCAAGGAGAGGTCGCAGGGCGTGGGTCAGAGGTCGCAGTGGAGGGGTCAGCCAGGCTGCAGCACGCCAGAGGGGTTCAGAGACATGCTGAACATCAGACC GGACCAGTCTAATGTGCGGCGCATGCACACGGCTGTGAAGCTGAATGAGGTCATCGTCAACAAGTCCCACGATGCCCGGCTGGTGTTGCTCAACATGCCGGGGCCCCCCCGCAACCCGGAGGGCGACGAGAACT acatGGAATTCCTGGAGGTCCTGACCGAGGGGCTGGAGCGCGTCCTATTGGTCAGGGGCGGGGGCAGCGAGGTCATCACCATCTACTCCTGA